The Leptotrichia hongkongensis DNA segment TATTGTCAAAAATAATATTAACGGTATTAATTGACCCCATGTAAGCGGAGTTGAGTACAAGTTTGTTATAAATGTTACTGATAAACTTATATAAATGCAGGCTCCAATAAGATTGAATGAATATCCAAGCGGTGTAGCAAAAGCTGAAACTGATTCAGATATTCCATTTTCTTCACTACGTTCAAGAAGTGTAGGTAAAACTACTGCAGAACCTCCTGTTGTAAAAGCTATTAGTACCAAATCCTTAATATTTGATAATAATTTTAAATAAGGAACTTTGAATATGTATGCAATAATCGGAAATACAACTAATAGAGCTGCCAAGTATCCAACATAAAGAAGCAGTACAAACTGTCCTAGCAAGTACAAATCTCCAAGTCCAGTTTTCGCCACATTGCTTGCAATCAGCCCAAACACTCCCACAGGTGCAAATGCAATGGCATAATCTACAATCTTATACATAGCCTTTATCCAAGATTCAAAGAATGTTATAACAGGTTTATTGTCATCTCCAACAGCAATTAAGGCAATTCCCAAAAATACCGCAAAAAATATAACCGGTAGAAGATTTCCATCTGCAAATGCTGTAAATACATTTTTAGGTACAATTGATGTTAAGAAATCGCTCAAATTAATGTTAGAAGCAACATCTTTAATAGCTTCTGTGGAAATGCTTCCAGCTTTTATATTTGCACCAATTCCTGTTACTTTCCCTAAAATAAGGCTAAGCGTGATTACTAACGTTGTAATTGAGAAAAAGTGTAAAAATGTCTTAAATGCAAGATTTCCAAACTTTTTAGTATTTTTCATTGTAACTATTGATAAAACAACCAGCGGGAATACAAGTGGCACAATAACCATCTGAACTAAACTTGTAAACAGCACTCCCAGTATTTTTAACTCTTTAGCAAATGACGGAAATAACTGTCCGATCAAAATCCCTAATAGCGCACCAATCAATATCTGTGCCAATAAATTCAATTTTCTAAATCCTAATAATTTTTTCATACTTTCATTCTCCCTTCAACAATTAGCATTCACTAAATTGTTTTACTAAATTTTTTATTTATATCAACAAAGCTGATTCCACCTTATCTTTCTTTTCAAAATTAAATATATTTAAGAATTTCTTAGCTCTTTCAGTTTTTGGATTTCTAAAAAATTCCAGCGGATAATTTGTTTCAACGATTTCTCCAGAATCCATAAATACTATCCTATCTGCAACTGCTTTAGCAAATTTCATTTCATGAGTAACGATTATCATTGTCATTCCTTCCTTTGCCAGTTCCAGCATTACATCCAGCACTTCCCTTACCATTTCAGGATCAAGTGCCGCTGTAACCTCATCAAACAGCATTATTTCTGGATTCATACATAGTGATCTTATAATTGCTATTCTTTGTTTTTGTCCTCCTGACAGTTCTCTTGGATATGAGTTCTTTTTATCCAGAAGTCCTACTCTTTCCAACAATTTTTCTGCTTGTTCTGTAACTTCCTTTTTATCCCTTTTCTGTACTTTAAGCGGTCCTAACAGAAGATTTTGCATAACTGTCATATGGTCAAATAATTCGTAACTTTGAAACACCATTCCTATTCTCTGGCGTATTAAATGCCATTTTGTCTTGTCTTTATTAATAACATTTCCTTGTAATTTTATTTCTCCAGACTGAATTTCTTCAAGTCCGTTTACACATCTTAAAAGTGTACTTTTCCCACATCCAGAAGGTCCTAATATTACTACAACCTCGCTTTTATTTACTGAAAGTGAAACTCCTTTTAGTGCGGGTATGCCTTTTTTGTATTCTTTTTTTATATCAGAAAGTTCCAATAAAACTTCCGAATCTGCCATTTTGCTTACCTCCGTTTCCTTTATTTTTTAAACAGCCCATTTTTTCTCCATTTTTTTTGATAATAATGTAATCGGATAACAAATTATGAAATATAGAAAAAATATGAACAGATACACCCAGAATGGTGCCATCGGATTTTTCCTGCTTGAAAACTCTATAATTTGCCGTCCTATTTTTAGAACTTCTGCAACTTCTATAAAAATCGCAAGTGAAGTTGTCTTAATCATTCTTGTTATAAGGTTTACCGCCGCAGGTGCAATTCTTCTTACTGCCTGCGGAAGCAGCACATATCTATAAACCTGAATTGTATCAAGCCCCAAAGCCTTTGCACTTTCTCCTTGAATTTTTGGAAGAGAAATAATAGCTCCTCTCACAATATCCATCATTTCAGCCGTTCCCCATATCACAAATACTATTATTGTCGTAGTTTCTGAATCAATATGCAAATCAAAGCCTTTTGCAACTCCAAAATAAATTATGAACAGCCACACAAGCAAGGGAATGATTCTCATACTTTCCAGATAAAACTTCAATATTCCATAAATAATTTTATTTTTTGAAGTCATAACTATTCCTAGAATTAATCCAAGCAATATTGAAAATACTATGGAAACAAGAGCAATTTGTCCTGTTACAACAAGTCCACCCATAAGCCTTTGCAAATTGACTCCTTTAAAAATAACATCAATTCCCGACAGTTGCATATCTTATTCTCCTTTCAATTACTGTTAAAATAAACGAAACTGGTAAAATAATAATCAAATATGCTGCAACAAGCATAAACAGACTTTCATTCGTTTTATAATAAAGCCCTATCAAATCCCGTGTCAGATACATCAGTTCCATTAAAGCCAAAATCCCTATTACTGAAGTTTCTTTCAAAAGAAATATTATATTTGCCGCTATCGCTGGAAATGAAACCGTAAATGCCTGTGGCAGTATCACGTTAGTTATAAGCTGTGATTCTGTAAGTCCAATACTTAACCCAGATTCCCTCTGCCCTTTCGTAACCGACTCCAATCCGCTCCGAAATGCCTCACACATGTAACTTCCACCAAGGAAAGATAATCCAATTACCGCACAAATATGCGAATTAAACGTAATTCCAATTTTTGGAAGCCCAAAATACAGAAAGAATAACTGTATTACAAGTGGCGTATTTCTCGAAAGTTCAATATAAATTCCCACAATCTGCCTAACAGCTGGAACTCTATAATAAAGCACCAATGCACAAACTATTCCAATCAATATTGAAAATACAATTCCAAAAATTCCTATAATCACAGTCAATTTCATTGCTTCTAAATATTTAGGAATATTTTCTATTATAAAATTAAAGTCCATTTTTGTATTTCCTTTCTAAGAATGTTATTATATATTCTATTTTTTTACCCCTTATATTTGTATGTAAAAACATTATACTATAAAAAATTTTATTTGTAAAGAATTATTTTTGTATATACACAAAAAATATTTTATACTATACTCAAACCTATTTTAAATTAAACTGCTAAAATTATATAAATTTATGGTTTGAGTAAAATAGTCATAGCTTTTGAGTTTGGTTTTAAATAAGTTTTACTATAATACTAAATTATAACTACAACAAAAAAAGAAGCAAAATCCTAAAATTCCACTTCTTAAGTATATTAAATATTTTTAAAAACAAAAATTACATCATATTTACAGGATCTACATCAATTGTAACCCTAACTTTCTTTTCCCTTTCCCGAAATTTACCTACACATTTTTTTATAATTTTTTTTATTTTCAAGATATTTTCTCTTTCAAATTTAAAAAATATCTGATATCGGTATCTTCCATTTATTTTGTAAATTGGAGATTTGAAAGCATCTGAGATAAAATCATTTTGAGTTAAATTCATAGTTGCATTTACATTTCTTATAATCTCTTCACGCAAAATTTTGGCTTTTTCCATTACCAAATTTTCTTCCGTTGCTGAAATTACCAAAATTACGATTCGTCCAAAAGGCGGATAATTTAACATTTTTCGCATAATCATCTCGTTTTTGTAATATCCCTCATAATCACTTTCAATTGTTTTTTTTATTACATCATTTTCGCCATTAAAAGTCTGAATAATCACTTCCCCATCCTTTTCTCCACGCCCTGCACGCCCTGAAGCCTGTGTCAGTAACTGAAAAGTCTTTTCTGAAGCCCGAAAGTCTGGAAAATTTAGGATTATATCAGCATTAATTACTCCGACTAATGTTACGTTTGAAAAATGCAGTCCCTTTGCGATAATCTGTGTTCCAAGCATTATGTCGTATTTGTGATTTTTAAAGTCGTTGTAGGCTTTTTCATAATTTTGCTTAGTTTTTATACTTTCCGAATCTACTCTTACAATTCTTGCAGATGGAAATGCCGTCGCTAATTCCTCTTCAATTTTTTCCGTCCCAGCCCCAATTTGTCTCATTTTATGTCCGCCACATTCATCACATGTGTTGTCAAAACGTTTTTCATATCCACAGTAATGGCACTTGAGGCGATTATCATATTTATAATAGTTTAAAGAAATACTGCAATTCGGACAAGTCGGAATATTTCCACATTCCTTGCATTTCAGCAAGTTTGAAAATGCTTTTCTATTCAAAATCAAGATAACCTGCTCATTTTTTTGCAATGTCTGAGAAATCCTATCTAGCAGTTCTTCTGAAAAATTTTCTGTCGTTTCATTCAAATCCACAATTTTAAATTTTGGAAGTTTAGCATTCTTATACCGTTTTGTCAGCTCAATTAATTCAATATCGCCCTGCTGTGCCTGATAATAAGTTTCAAAAGATGGAGTTGCCGAACCTAAAATCACTTTTATCTTTTCACTTTTTACAATTTCAGCTTCTTCCAAATTATCATTTTTCTCTAATTCACTATTTTTTTCAAGTTTTTCATATTTTTTTAAATTCTCATTTTGCAAAAATGCCCTTTTTATCGCCACATTTTTTACGTGATACCGTGGATTATTCTCCTGTTTATACGTATTTTCATGCTCCTCATCCACAATAATATATTTCAAGTTCTGAACAGGTGCAAAAACCGCCGACCTTGCTCCAATCACAATTTTTTTTTCGCCATTTCGTATGAAAGTCCACTCTTCCCGCTTTTCCTTGTCTGTAAGTTTACTATGAAGAATAGCCACTTCATTGTGAAATTCCTCCTCAAGCCTTTGTATCATCTGAACTGTAAGTGAAATTTCAGGTACCAAAAAAATACTGCCAAACCCTTGTTTCAAGGCTTCCTTTATCAAATTAATATAAATTTCCGTCTTCCCCGAGCCAGTTATCCCCTTTAACAGAAAAATCTGATTTTCACTATTTTTTATCGTATCCACAGCCTTTTGCTGCTCGTCATTCAAAATAATTTCCTTTTCTACAATTTCACTTTTTCCCTTTTCTCTTTTTGAAATTTTAGAATTTAAAATAACTTTCTTTTCAATGGAAATAACCTTTTCATTTACAGCTCTTTCCACAATTTCGCTAGAAAAATTCTTTTTCAAAGTTGCAACGGTAACTTCATGACGTTTTTTCATATATTCATTAAATTTTTTTATTTCCTCAATTTTTTCCACTTCCAAAGTTTCATTATTTTCAGAAAATTCCTTTTGGAAAATGGCTTTTTTGGAATAATTTAACTTCAATGCTCCTGGATAAACTGCCTTTATTACGCTATAATAATCACTTATATAATAATTTTTTATCCACCTTATAAGCTGCATAATATCGGATGGAATGGATAAAACTGGGGCAGCATCCTTAATTTTTTTCACTTTTGAAATATCAAACTGAATCTGATTTTCATTAACAATTGCTACAATAAGCCCCATTTTATCCTTATTTATAAAATTGACAATGCACCATTGTCCAATTTCATACTTTTCTTCCGATTTATACGTATATATTCCCTGATTATTTTCCACATAAATTTCATAATAATACATTTTTACCCCTTAACATTTCTTCCTCAATTAATTTTTATAAAAGATATCTTTATTCCAGCATTATCTGTATCTTCGTCTGTTTATCAAGTTTAGTCCCTTTTTCAGGAAATTGGGAAACAATCTTTCCACTTCCAGTAATCTCATATTGTGAAAATTTCCCTTGCGGATAAATTGACAAAAATTCCCTAAGACTAATTCCCGTCAAATCAGGCATAATATTTTTCTCAAAATCCTTCTTAATTTTTCCTAAATCTTTTTTCACTTCCTGCTCAACAAATCCAGTATTCTTAACAAGCGTCTTAACTTGACCATTTGGTTGAATTCTTTTATGGTTAATTAATTTTTGCAACACATTTCTTGCTGTCGGTAAAGCAACTTCTGAACCATAAATAAAGTTCCCTTTAGGCTCATTAATTGTTATTAATATAGCATATTTAGGTTTGTCTACTGGAAAAAATGCAAAAAACGAGCTGACATGTAAATTTTTATATCCTCCCTTTTCTGCTTTTTGGGCAGTCCCTGTTTTTCCACCAATACGATAACCAGCAATATATGCATCTTTACCAGTTCCTCTAGTTACACTCGCTTCCATATATCTTCGGCTTAATTTTGAAACTTCATCACTAAACACTTTTCTTATTACAACAGGTTTGTTCTGTTTGACAATATTTCCTTTACTATCTTCCACTTTATCCACCAAATAAGGTTTTAATAACTTCCCATCATTAATAACTGCATTTAATGCCATCATTATCTGAATCTGCGTCATCGAAATCCCTTGTCCATAACCCATTGTTGATCTTCCTACCTTGTTTAATTTTTTGGATTCAACAAGTTTTTTGGTTGATTCAAAATAAGTGTCTATACCTGTTTTTGTTCCTAATCCAAGATTTGAAAAATAATTAAGAACAGTATCATTGTTCAACATTAGCATTATTCTTACCATTATTACATTTGAAGATTTTGCAATCGCATCAGCTAGACTTAAATTACCACTCACACTATTATCATGTTCTCTAAGTGTTCTATCATCTACTCTTATCGAACCTCCTGTATAAAGCTGCGTATTTTCATCAATTTTTTTGGTTTCAAGACCCATTGCAACTGTTATAGGCTTAAATATAGACCCTGGTTCAAAAAAATCTGTAATAGTTCTATTTTTTATATTTGATTTATCCTCTGATTTAGGATACGAAGACATTGCAATCACTTTACCAGTTTCCACTTCTATCAAAATTCCCATTGCCGATTCTGCCTTATGGTCTACATAAGCCTGTTCCAGTTCGCTATTAAGGGTATCCTGCATAAAACTGTCAATAGTAAGGACAAGATTATTACCTTCTTCTTCTTTCCTGTCTTCTGATTTCTTCATTTTTCCAAATTTCATAATTTCCTGCAATGCCTTTGGAACTTTTCTAAGACCCGTCGTAATACCTGTTTTACCTGAAAGCTCTTTATCGTAATACTTTTCAATTCCATACATACCTCTGTTTTCTTTATTAACAAAACCTACTGTTTCCTGAAAAGCATTATTTTGAACATAGCTTCTTGTAAACATTGTTTCAAATGTTACACCTTTATATCTTCTTTTATATCCCTCTTTTTTTAGAGTTTTCACGTTTTTAATATCATTATCAATTTCAGCTTCAATAGCTATTTTTGTATTATAAGGAATTATATAATCGATTTTTAGATATTTTTTCTGTTCAGTTTTACGTTTTAAATACTCATTTTTATATTTTTCAGTTTCCAGATTAGGAATATATGTTTTCAACATTTCTAGCACTGTATTAATATTTTTTTCTTCAATCAAGCTGGGATCAAGATTAATAATAAACTGCTCATTGTCATAAGCTAGAACCTGTCCATCACTTGTAGATATTTTCCCTCTTTTAGCTTTAGTAAAGCTTTTTGATGAATACTGTTTTTCTCCTTCATCTCTTAATTTGTTTCCACCTTTTGTTTGAATACTGTAAACTTTCCCAAGTATTGCAATAAATCCTATAGTTGTAAACAAAACCAATAAACCAAATCTTCCTCTGAATGTATTTAAATATCTCAAAAATACCTTCAAAAATTTTTCAGTTTCCTGATCTTTTCTATTCTTTTCTATATTTGACTTTGCCCTGTCAATAATACTACTTTTTTTATTACCCTTTTTCATTTTTCTCCTAATTTAACCAATATTAACCTTCAAGTCTTGCTAAAATCATTTCATTAATCATTTGCGGATTAGCCTTACCTTTAGAAAGTCTCATTGACTGTCCCATAAGATATTTTAGCGCGTTACTCTTTCCAGCCTTATAATCTTCCACAGATTGAGGATTTTCAGCCAGCACCTGCTCTACAATCTTTTCAATTTCGCTGTTGTCTGTAATTTGAACAAGCCCTTTTTCCTTTACGATAATTTCAGGATCTTTATTTTCTGAAAGCAATATTTCAAATACATCTTTTGCAATTTTTGAACTAATCGTATTAGCTTTTATCAATTTAATTAATTTTCCAATATTTTCAGGCTCAACAGAAAATTCCTCAATAGAAATATTTTTTTCTTTTAGCACACGTAAAATTTCTGTCAATACCCAGTTTGCCGCAAGTCTTGAATCATCCGAAACTTTTACAACTTCCTCATAATATTCAGCCAGTTCCTGCTCTGACGAAAGAGTAGCTGCTTCCATTTCATTCAATTTATACTCATTAATAAATCTTTTTGCCTTTTCATCTGCAAATTCAGGCATTTCATCCTTTACATTTGAAAGTCTTGATTCAGTAATGATAATCGCTGGCAAGTCAGGCTCTGGAAAATATCTGTAGTCCATCGCTTCCTCTTTGCTTCTCATCGGCTTTGTTACCGCATTTTCCTCATCCCAAAGTCTTGTTTCCTGAACTACACGCCCGCCATTTTCAAGCACTTCAATTTGTCTGTTTGTTTCATATTCAATCGCCTTTACAACCGCCTTAAACGAGTTCAAGTTCTTAGTTTCCGTTCTAGTTCCAAGTTTTGTTTCGCCTTTTTTTCTAACAGAAACATTAGCATCGCATCTAAGTGATCCAAGTTCCATGCTTACATCACTAACTTTCGTATATTTCAGCCTATCCTTCAATGTATTCAAATAAGCATATGCTTCCTCAGCATTTTTTATCTCAGGCTTTGAAATAATCTCGATTAACGGTACAGAGGCCCTGTTATAATTTAACAAGGTTTCAGAAGCCGTATGAATACTTTTCGCTGTATCTTCCTCAATCTGTATTCTTTCAATTCCAACACTTGCTTCCTTCCCACTATTCGTCGTGATTTTCAAAACCCCATTTTCAGCATAAGGCTTAAAAAACTGTGTTATTTGATAATTT contains these protein-coding regions:
- a CDS encoding dicarboxylate/amino acid:cation symporter; amino-acid sequence: MKKLLGFRKLNLLAQILIGALLGILIGQLFPSFAKELKILGVLFTSLVQMVIVPLVFPLVVLSIVTMKNTKKFGNLAFKTFLHFFSITTLVITLSLILGKVTGIGANIKAGSISTEAIKDVASNINLSDFLTSIVPKNVFTAFADGNLLPVIFFAVFLGIALIAVGDDNKPVITFFESWIKAMYKIVDYAIAFAPVGVFGLIASNVAKTGLGDLYLLGQFVLLLYVGYLAALLVVFPIIAYIFKVPYLKLLSNIKDLVLIAFTTGGSAVVLPTLLERSEENGISESVSAFATPLGYSFNLIGACIYISLSVTFITNLYSTPLTWGQLIPLILFLTIITKGIAAVPSGALVVLLATATQLNLPAEGIALIVSVDFLANAGRTAVNVVGNTLVPAIIEKTAEYEVVETEEVYAGLRENAAVAE
- a CDS encoding amino acid ABC transporter ATP-binding protein; translated protein: MADSEVLLELSDIKKEYKKGIPALKGVSLSVNKSEVVVILGPSGCGKSTLLRCVNGLEEIQSGEIKLQGNVINKDKTKWHLIRQRIGMVFQSYELFDHMTVMQNLLLGPLKVQKRDKKEVTEQAEKLLERVGLLDKKNSYPRELSGGQKQRIAIIRSLCMNPEIMLFDEVTAALDPEMVREVLDVMLELAKEGMTMIIVTHEMKFAKAVADRIVFMDSGEIVETNYPLEFFRNPKTERAKKFLNIFNFEKKDKVESALLI
- a CDS encoding amino acid ABC transporter permease; the encoded protein is MQLSGIDVIFKGVNLQRLMGGLVVTGQIALVSIVFSILLGLILGIVMTSKNKIIYGILKFYLESMRIIPLLVWLFIIYFGVAKGFDLHIDSETTTIIVFVIWGTAEMMDIVRGAIISLPKIQGESAKALGLDTIQVYRYVLLPQAVRRIAPAAVNLITRMIKTTSLAIFIEVAEVLKIGRQIIEFSSRKNPMAPFWVYLFIFFLYFIICYPITLLSKKMEKKWAV
- a CDS encoding amino acid ABC transporter permease, coding for MDFNFIIENIPKYLEAMKLTVIIGIFGIVFSILIGIVCALVLYYRVPAVRQIVGIYIELSRNTPLVIQLFFLYFGLPKIGITFNSHICAVIGLSFLGGSYMCEAFRSGLESVTKGQRESGLSIGLTESQLITNVILPQAFTVSFPAIAANIIFLLKETSVIGILALMELMYLTRDLIGLYYKTNESLFMLVAAYLIIILPVSFILTVIERRIRYATVGN
- the priA gene encoding replication restart helicase PriA; translation: MYYYEIYVENNQGIYTYKSEEKYEIGQWCIVNFINKDKMGLIVAIVNENQIQFDISKVKKIKDAAPVLSIPSDIMQLIRWIKNYYISDYYSVIKAVYPGALKLNYSKKAIFQKEFSENNETLEVEKIEEIKKFNEYMKKRHEVTVATLKKNFSSEIVERAVNEKVISIEKKVILNSKISKREKGKSEIVEKEIILNDEQQKAVDTIKNSENQIFLLKGITGSGKTEIYINLIKEALKQGFGSIFLVPEISLTVQMIQRLEEEFHNEVAILHSKLTDKEKREEWTFIRNGEKKIVIGARSAVFAPVQNLKYIIVDEEHENTYKQENNPRYHVKNVAIKRAFLQNENLKKYEKLEKNSELEKNDNLEEAEIVKSEKIKVILGSATPSFETYYQAQQGDIELIELTKRYKNAKLPKFKIVDLNETTENFSEELLDRISQTLQKNEQVILILNRKAFSNLLKCKECGNIPTCPNCSISLNYYKYDNRLKCHYCGYEKRFDNTCDECGGHKMRQIGAGTEKIEEELATAFPSARIVRVDSESIKTKQNYEKAYNDFKNHKYDIMLGTQIIAKGLHFSNVTLVGVINADIILNFPDFRASEKTFQLLTQASGRAGRGEKDGEVIIQTFNGENDVIKKTIESDYEGYYKNEMIMRKMLNYPPFGRIVILVISATEENLVMEKAKILREEIIRNVNATMNLTQNDFISDAFKSPIYKINGRYRYQIFFKFERENILKIKKIIKKCVGKFREREKKVRVTIDVDPVNMM
- a CDS encoding penicillin-binding transpeptidase domain-containing protein, with amino-acid sequence MKKGNKKSSIIDRAKSNIEKNRKDQETEKFLKVFLRYLNTFRGRFGLLVLFTTIGFIAILGKVYSIQTKGGNKLRDEGEKQYSSKSFTKAKRGKISTSDGQVLAYDNEQFIINLDPSLIEEKNINTVLEMLKTYIPNLETEKYKNEYLKRKTEQKKYLKIDYIIPYNTKIAIEAEIDNDIKNVKTLKKEGYKRRYKGVTFETMFTRSYVQNNAFQETVGFVNKENRGMYGIEKYYDKELSGKTGITTGLRKVPKALQEIMKFGKMKKSEDRKEEEGNNLVLTIDSFMQDTLNSELEQAYVDHKAESAMGILIEVETGKVIAMSSYPKSEDKSNIKNRTITDFFEPGSIFKPITVAMGLETKKIDENTQLYTGGSIRVDDRTLREHDNSVSGNLSLADAIAKSSNVIMVRIMLMLNNDTVLNYFSNLGLGTKTGIDTYFESTKKLVESKKLNKVGRSTMGYGQGISMTQIQIMMALNAVINDGKLLKPYLVDKVEDSKGNIVKQNKPVVIRKVFSDEVSKLSRRYMEASVTRGTGKDAYIAGYRIGGKTGTAQKAEKGGYKNLHVSSFFAFFPVDKPKYAILITINEPKGNFIYGSEVALPTARNVLQKLINHKRIQPNGQVKTLVKNTGFVEQEVKKDLGKIKKDFEKNIMPDLTGISLREFLSIYPQGKFSQYEITGSGKIVSQFPEKGTKLDKQTKIQIMLE
- the gatB gene encoding Asp-tRNA(Asn)/Glu-tRNA(Gln) amidotransferase subunit GatB, whose amino-acid sequence is MSMEYETVIGLEVHCQLKTNTKVWCSCDADYDNKEPNTAVCPICTGQPGALPKLNEKVLDYAIKAALALGCEINRESYFDRKNYFYPDSPKNYQITQFFKPYAENGVLKITTNSGKEASVGIERIQIEEDTAKSIHTASETLLNYNRASVPLIEIISKPEIKNAEEAYAYLNTLKDRLKYTKVSDVSMELGSLRCDANVSVRKKGETKLGTRTETKNLNSFKAVVKAIEYETNRQIEVLENGGRVVQETRLWDEENAVTKPMRSKEEAMDYRYFPEPDLPAIIITESRLSNVKDEMPEFADEKAKRFINEYKLNEMEAATLSSEQELAEYYEEVVKVSDDSRLAANWVLTEILRVLKEKNISIEEFSVEPENIGKLIKLIKANTISSKIAKDVFEILLSENKDPEIIVKEKGLVQITDNSEIEKIVEQVLAENPQSVEDYKAGKSNALKYLMGQSMRLSKGKANPQMINEMILARLEG